The window CGCAGCAAGCAATTGCATGAATTAGCCGACGCAATGAAGCGCAGGTTCATTGCCGAAAACCTTGGCGAGCGGGCCAATATTTTATGGGAAGGGCAAAAAGAGGCGCAGAGCGATGGCACGATCCGCCATTTCGGCTACACACCGAATTATCTAAGGGTAGCCTGCGACGTAGTACCTGGCTTCATTCTGGAAAATAAGATAGTGGCGGGAGAACTAATAGAAGCTAGACCGGATTTCGTGCTCGTTCGTTTGACTTGAAGCCATAAAAAAGCCGCAAAGCTGTTTGCTTTACGGCTTTTTTGCATAAGAGCGGGACTGTTTAAATCAATACGGATTCGGATCGAGCGGTCCACGCCCGCCACCCTGCATTTCGTCGAATTTCAACACATCTTCGTCTGGGACCTTGCCATCGTGAACCAAGTAATTGCGTCTGGCAAGATAGGCGTTTTTGAAAAATTCGTAACGATCCAATGCTGCTTCGGTGGCGACTTTTTCCATGCCCAACAAATCTGAACGCGCATCGATTACTTTTAATGCACCAGGGCCAATCGAAACCGCCGCGCCAATCCAATTTGGATTTATGTAGATACCGGCATAAGTAAACGGATTCATCGCGGCATCGCCAACCAACCCGAACACGCCACGCGGCGAACTAGGTCCGAAAAACGGCAGGACCAAGTAAGGACCGGTAGGTATTCCCCAATAGCCTAAAGTTTGATCAAAATCTTCATTATGTTTCGGCAAATCGATCATCGTCCCAACATCTATAAGGCCGGCAACACCAATTGTGGTGTTCACCAAGAAACGCGCACCGTCCTGACCCGATTGCAGGAGTTTTCCTTGCAAAACATCGTTGGTACAAACACCGATGTCATCGACATTGCTGAAGAAGTTGGTGACAGCTTGGTCCGCAAAACCGGGCATAACCCAATCGTAGCCTTTGGCAACCGGTTTCATGACATAATCGTCCACACCATCATTGAACGATTGCACTCCCCTGTTCCAGCCCTCCCAAGGATCTTTAGGATCGACACCGTGGGTTGTGGCACAACCGCTTAATACAGTCAGTAACCCTAAGATCATCCAACCTTTTTTCCCGTCTTGCATAACTTCACCTCACCAATTGAATATTGTTTATACCTATCCAAAACTCACGTAACATAACGTACAACCGACTTTTTTAGCCAACCACAACTCAATGGAAATAAACCTAAATCCGTTAGGCAACCGTTTCAGAGGTTACCTTCCTGTTATTGTCGATATAGAGACCGCCGGCTTTAATTCGAAAAAAAACCCACTATTGGAAATCGCCGCCGTAATAGTCGAACCAGACAAAGACGGTTGGTTACATGTCACCGAAAAACATCACTGCAATATCATTCCTTTCAAAAACTCCGAACTGGATGATGCCGCGCTCAAATTTACCGGTATCGATCCATACCATCCTTTCCGCATGGCTATAGAAGAGAAGGATGCACTTACCAAGCTGTTTACCCCTATCAAAGCCGCGGTAAAACGTAATAAATGCAAGCGGGCCATTTTGGTTGGTCACAATCCAGCTTTCGATATCAACTTTTTGAACGCCGCGATTGAAAGAACCAACTATAAACGAAGCCCCTTTCATCCATTCAGTAGCTTCGATACCGCCACACTAGGCGGGCTAATGTACGGCCAAACGGTTTTAGCAAAAATTGCTCAAGCTGCCGGGATTATCTGGGATAACGAGAAAGCACATTCAGCGCTCTACGATGCCGAACAAACTGCCGAACTGTTTTGCCTGATTATCAACCGCTGGAAAAAATTAAGCGAGTACGAAGCGACATAAATCTACCCAATTAGCGACTTAGAACACATTACAGTCAAACATATTATTAAGTGTCGGCAGAAAGCCCATTGCGACCCAGAGGAATAGGATCGCTAGAGTAGGGATCTGGGATGTTCTTTTAGACTAAGGTTTCGAACCAATGCCAGCCAGCATACTATTGAGTTGGCCTTTATTAAACAGGTCAATAACGATATCGCAGCCGCCGACTAATTCGCCGTTAATATACAGTTGGGGATAGGTGGGCCAGTGCGAGTATTCTTTCAAGGCTTCACGCACTTCAGGATCTTCGAAGATGTTGATGTGGGCGTAGTCAGCGTTGCAGGCTTCCAAGGCTTGCACCACCCGGCTGGAAAACCCGCATTGGGGGAAATCAGGGGTGCCTTTCATGTACAAGACGACGGGATGGCTGGCTAATTGGGCTTGGATTCTATCTATTGCACTCATGCGTTTTCTCGCTAGACATTGATGAGATGGGATTCTAACAACCACTACTGCAAATTTGAAGCGTGATTATCTGAATGGGATTTTGATACAAAAAAAGCCCTGCTATTACTAGCAGGGCTTTTGGGATAGGCGCTTGGCGATGACCTACTTTCACATGGCAACCTGCCACACTATCATCGGCGCTAAGCGGTTTCACTTCCGAGTTCGGGATGGGATCGGGTGGTTCACGCTTGCTATGTTCACCAAGCAAACTGGTTAGGCTGTTGTTGCAGCCGTCATGCACAGGTTGTAAGCGTTTCGCTTTGACCTGCTTTCATGGAAATCTGTATCGAGTTTGTCGTTCTCAGTGGCTTATCAGCTATTGTCGTCTGACTTTACCCAAACGCATTGGGTGTTATATGGTCAAGCCTCACGGGCAATTAGTACACGTTAGCTTCACACATTACTGCGCTTCCACACCGTGCCTATCAACGTCGTAGTCTCCGACGGCCCTTCAGGGGACTTAAAGTCCCAGTGAGATCTCATCTTGGGAGGGGCTTCCCGC of the Methylomonas sp. MK1 genome contains:
- a CDS encoding MlaA family lipoprotein, whose protein sequence is MQDGKKGWMILGLLTVLSGCATTHGVDPKDPWEGWNRGVQSFNDGVDDYVMKPVAKGYDWVMPGFADQAVTNFFSNVDDIGVCTNDVLQGKLLQSGQDGARFLVNTTIGVAGLIDVGTMIDLPKHNEDFDQTLGYWGIPTGPYLVLPFFGPSSPRGVFGLVGDAAMNPFTYAGIYINPNWIGAAVSIGPGALKVIDARSDLLGMEKVATEAALDRYEFFKNAYLARRNYLVHDGKVPDEDVLKFDEMQGGGRGPLDPNPY
- the rnt gene encoding ribonuclease T — encoded protein: MEINLNPLGNRFRGYLPVIVDIETAGFNSKKNPLLEIAAVIVEPDKDGWLHVTEKHHCNIIPFKNSELDDAALKFTGIDPYHPFRMAIEEKDALTKLFTPIKAAVKRNKCKRAILVGHNPAFDINFLNAAIERTNYKRSPFHPFSSFDTATLGGLMYGQTVLAKIAQAAGIIWDNEKAHSALYDAEQTAELFCLIINRWKKLSEYEAT
- the grxD gene encoding Grx4 family monothiol glutaredoxin gives rise to the protein MSAIDRIQAQLASHPVVLYMKGTPDFPQCGFSSRVVQALEACNADYAHINIFEDPEVREALKEYSHWPTYPQLYINGELVGGCDIVIDLFNKGQLNSMLAGIGSKP